One genomic region from Amaranthus tricolor cultivar Red isolate AtriRed21 chromosome 12, ASM2621246v1, whole genome shotgun sequence encodes:
- the LOC130796807 gene encoding nuclear transcription factor Y subunit B-4-like codes for MTDESDRLVPIANVGRIMKQILPPTAKISKGAKETMQECVTEFISFVTGEASDKCHKENRKTVNGDDICWALTTLGFDNYGEAITRYLYKYREFEREKAANCQGRSEEVLACGTQERDEQDQFLETSSTFPSLEFRIIDPKSKTPFKNPSYVCKR; via the coding sequence ATGACAGATGAATCCGATAGACTGGTACCAATAGCTAATGTTGGAAGAATAATGAAGCAAATACTACCCCCAACCGCGAAGATCTCAAAAGGGGCTAAAGAGACTATGCAGGAATGTGTTACCGAGTTTATAAGTTTTGTTACAGGAGAAGCTTCAGACAAGTGTCACAAGGAGAATAGAAAGACAGTAAATGGAGATGATATATGTTGGGCTCTAACAACTCTAGGGTTTGACAACTATGGAGAAGCCATAACAAGATACTTGTACAAATATAGAGAATTTGAAAGGGAAAAAGCTGCAAATTGTCAAGGAAGATCAGAAGAAGTATTAGCTTGTGGCACTCAAGAAAGAGATGAGCAAGATCAATTCTTGGAAACATCTTCAACTTTTCCTAGCTTGGAGTTTAGAATCATAGATCCCAAGTCTAAAACCCCTTTCAAAAACCCATCTTATGTTTGCAAAAGGTAA
- the LOC130828534 gene encoding uncharacterized protein LOC130828534 translates to MKLIWKGMHLEYLDPKTKSCEQEIQRNVQLQSVTNQLPDAFTDTKKVTKSHIPVANTPARIEIPDEKEKSDEIVVQRKRGRPFGSKDLKSRKLKKQESAPNDTQIEKKDLIGQDGKKQLRQS, encoded by the exons ATGAAACTTATTTGGAAAGGAatgcatttagaatatttagatccaaaaacaaaatcatgtgaacaagAAATACAACGAAATGTTCAGCTACAAAGTGTTACTAAccaattacctgatgcattcacAGATACTAAGAAAGTTACAAAATCACATATACCAGTAGCAAATACTCCTGCTCGAATAGAAATTCCTgatgaaaaggaaaaaagtgatgaaattgtTGTGCAAAGAAAGCGTGGAAGACCATTTggttcaaaagatttaaaatcaagaaaattgaaaaaacaagAAAGTGCACCAAATGATACTCAAATTGAAA AAAAAGACCTGATTGGCCAAGATGGAAAGAAGCAATTGAGGCAGagttaa
- the LOC130797166 gene encoding uncharacterized protein LOC130797166, with the protein MPWLVAVNFSSLSILASFRELKPITNAQCVPSSLWSKKASFRVSSSMCIKKFTAADSLDAGFVVNVPSSDVFVQFLFHSEVTHCSRTLTGYWIGPDTDDGWGFVEAFLDDIV; encoded by the exons ATGCCGTGGCTGGTAGCAGTTAACTTCTCCTCATTGTCAATCCTTGCTTCTTTCAGA GAACTAAAGCCTATAACAAATGCTCAGTGTGTACCTTCAAGTTTGTGGTCTAAAAAAGCAT CATTCAGAGTCAGCTCATCTATGTGCATCAAGAAATTTACTGCAGCAGACAGTCTGGATGCTGGTTTTGTAGTTAATGTACCATCTAGTGATGTATTTGTTCAATTTCTATTTCATTCTGAAGTAACTCATTGTTCTCGAACGTTAACCGGATACTGGATTGGACCGGATACTGATGATGGTTGGGGTTTTGTAGAAGCTTTTCTGGATGATATAGTTTGA
- the LOC130797215 gene encoding cyclin-SDS-like produces MKRKSTQQATATNHAAEFPKKNKRSKIPRRKRTQIYSILSNNSTISDVPHKLNLSFNSTSDEISCNTTLDSVTLPPNAAFPTRNAVVMPGSLLKKDVSQVSVSENSFVESCSVFVAEPESKPNHKVPNDFSKILHSPADTTATVEQKLAENNSGDFIIGLFNSDLACTESFSYDEYEVSSMTNLSEIFSGNGVSELDDLTDTPSLWLNSFSGSQFSEKSSDDSTSPCFSLFKEISQQFLQINSSSLDNAASSLFNDQYFDENAYYKFESEDDEENYRRLRSRESNQASKVKEYVKEYDSATVYGGLITEQRLLMVNWILETSRKKDLQGETTFLAVRLLDRFLSKGFFTNRKNLQLLGIACLTLAIRIEENQPYNSVQQKSFFVGNNVYCRYEVVAMEWAVQNVLNFHCFSPTIYSFLWFYLKVASADEEMQRKAKYLAGLSLLDYRHLRFWPSTIAAALVFLLSILTDREESSLRVMEAHIRTKVNDLPECLESLEWLVKYALEQNAFYS; encoded by the exons ATGAAGCGAAAGAGTACTCAACAAGCTACTGCTACTAATCACGCAGCTGaatttcccaagaaaaataaacGATCGAAAATTCCTCGCAGAAAACGAACACAAATTTATTCAATTCTCTCCAACAATTCCACTATTTCAGACGTTCCTCACAAACTCAATTTATCCTTCAATTCTACTAGCGATGAAATTTCCTGCAATACGACACTTGATTCCGTTACTTTGCCTCCAAACGCAGCGTTTCCTACAAGAAATGCGGTGGTGATGCCGGGGTCTTTGCTGAAGAAAGATGTTTCTCAAGTATCCGTATCGGAGAATTCATTTGTTGAATCATGCTCTGTTTTCGTCGCTGAACCAGAGTCGAAGCCAAATCATAAAGTTCCGAATGATTTCTCAAAAATTCTGCATTCTCCAGCGGATACGACAGCGACTGTTGAGCAGAAATTGGCCGAAAATAACTCTGGTGATTTTATCATTGGACTGTTTAACTCTGATTTGGCTTGTACTGAGAGTTTTTCGTATGATGAATACGAGGTTTCGTCTATGACGAATTTGTCGGAGATTTTCTCTGGTAATGGAGTTTCTGAGCTAGACGATCTCACCGATACTCCTTCGTTGTGGCTTAACTCTTTCTCTGGAAGTCAATTCTCCGAGAAATCAAGCGATGATTCTACTTCTCcttgtttctctctctttaagGAGATTTCTCAACAATTCTTACAAATTAACTCTAGTTCTTTAGATAATGCAGCTTCCTCTCTCTTCAATGATCAGTATTTTGATGAAAATGCT TATTATAAATTTGAAAGTGAAGATGATGAAGAGAATTACCGTAGATTGAGGAGTAGAGAAAGCAATCAAGCATCAAAAGTGAAAGAGTACGTTAAAGAGTATGATTCTGCCACTGTTTATGGAGGATTAATCACTGAGCAGAGATTATTGATGGTCAATTGGATTCTTGAG acgTCCAGGAAAAAGGATCTCCAGGGTGAAACAACATTTCTTGCTGTGCGTCTCCTTGATAGATTTTTGAGCAAAGGGTTTTTTACAAATAGGAAGAACCTACAACTTCTTGGCATAGCTTGTCTCACCTTGGCCATCAGAATAGAAGAGAATCAACCTTACAACAG TGTCCAGCAAAAGTCATTTTTCGTGGGAAACAATGTATACTGCAGATATGAAGTTGTTGCAATGGAGTGGGCAGTCCAAAACGTCCTTAACTTTCACTGCTTCTCGCCAACAATCTACTCTTTCCTGTg GTTCTATCTAAAAGTTGCATCAGCTGATGAAGAGATGCAAAGAAAGGCCAAGTATTTGGCTGGTCTATCACTGTTGGATTATAGGCATCTGAGATTTTGGCCCTCAACTATAGCAGCAGCGCTGGTATTCTTGCTCTCCATATTGACAGATCGAGAAGAATCGAGCTTACGAGTCATGGAG